In Myxococcales bacterium, the DNA window GCGCCTCCTCATGTTTCCCTGCCGCCCAAGACAGAGAGAGAGGTGCCCCCACCCGCCACGGGGAAGAAAGCGCCTGGAAGCCCGCGGCCCCGTGGTTCCCCGCGGCGCGGCGTTTTGCCCGCGATTTTTGCTTCTGCCCATCGCGATCGGCCGTTTCGGCGCATCGCGATCACGGAAATCGGGTCATCGCGATCGGAGCGAAGCGGTCTCCCTGAGGCTCTGGATGATCGGTTCCAGGCTCGCGAGCAGGGTAAGCGGCCCGCCTTGCTGGGCTCAAGTTTCTGACTTCGATTCTTCCTGGTCTTGCGCCGCAGGGCCCGGTGAGGCGATCTTGTGAGCGCCGTGGAGCACACGATCGCAGATGGCGTCCGCGACGGTGGGGTCGGCCAGGTGCGTGCCTCGGTCGGGTCCGATCTGGCTCGTGAAGACGGTCGCGCGAAGGCCGTAGCGGTCTTCGAGGATCTGGAGAGACTCTGGGGCGCCTCCTCGGTAAGGGGCGAGCGCGAAGTCGTCGAGCACGAGGACGTCCGCCTTCGGGATCCGAGACAGGACGCGGTGGTAGCTGCCGTCGCGCGATGCGGAGCTCGTCGAAGAGGCGCCACGCGTCGATAGACGACGCGGAAGCCTTTGCGGCACGCTTCATGGGCGAGGGCGCATGCGAGGTAGCCTTGCCCGTCCGGTGGCTCCCGTGACGATCACCGTCTGGTGCTCGGTGACCCAACGACATGTCGCGAGCCGGCGCACCATGGGCTTGTCGAGCTGACGCTCACGGGCGAAGGAGATTCCCTCGATGCACGCGTCGGTGATCCGGCGCCGCGTCGCGGAGATTTTCGCGAGCCGAGCATTTTCGCGAGCGAGCATCTCGGCTTCGACGAGGAGTGCGAAGCGATCGTCGAAGGCCATCGCGAGGGGTGTCGGGAGACTTGTCCTGCTCGGCCAGGCGGAGGCGAGCACGCCCAACCGCATGGCGTGAAGTTTCTCTAGAGTCGGTTCTCTCAGCATGTCTTCTCCTTGTTTCTCTCAGTGGTAGTAGTCGGCGCCGCGGACGTTTTCGTGGACTGGACCGGTCGCGGCGGGGCTTCGGGCTGGGGCAGCGGCTGCGTGTCGAGGTTGTGTTTCAGGATCGTCAGCACGGAGCGGTAGCTGCGCGGCCCCGTAGAGCGCTCGACGGCAGGCCGCGTCAGTCGCTCGTTCCCGCACTTTTTCGCGAGCCGAAACAGTCCGAGGCACGAGCGGTAGCCCAGCTCCGGGTGATGACGCCCTCCGAGGATGGCTTCGCAGAGGCTGCGTGTGTGAGGGCCGATCTGCTCGGCCCAGTCGAGGATGCGCGAGGGGGTCCACTCGGCCTGAGCACGGTGGCTGCTCGGCATGTGCTCGGTCGTGGTCGTGAAGCCTCCGGGTGTAGCTCGACGCGCGGCAACGCGCTCGCGCCCGTGGAAGACTTCGATCCGCTTGGCGTCGCCCGAAGCCAGAGCTCGACGTCGTCATGACGCAGGCCGTGCGGGACCGAGTAAAAGTGGCCGTCAACGCGACGTGGTAGTCGACGTTGAGGCCAACCTTCTTCCACGTCTGCGTCTCGAACTCCCTGCTGGGGAGCGGCCCGAGGGCAGGCTTGTCAGGCGCTCGAAGAGCTCGCGGCGGCTCGCCTTGTACGTCTTCATCGTCCGCGTGTTGGGGTCGAAACGAGCTCACGCAGCGCGCGTTGAGCTCGCAGGCTCAGAACCTCGTCCCGGATGCGCGCGAGCAACCACCGCTCGGCAACCTGGACGCCACCTCCACCTTCGCCTTGTCGCGCGGCGACTTCGGCCGCGCCGGCAAATCGTGGTGCCGTAGTGGCGCGCGAGCTCGGCGGTGGTGCGTTGCACGCCAGGGTCGTAGCGGCACGCCTTCACCGGGCTCTTGAGTTGATCGGGCACGATCGCGCGCGGCACACCGCCAAGAACGAGCGCCCGCGCAACGCTCGCGACGAAGTCGGGCACCTGCTGCGTCCGCGTCGCCTCGGCGTACGTGAGTTGCTCGCCCCAGAACGGCGACGAACAGCTCGACCTCGACGACCTCTCCCGTCTCGGGCTCCACGAATCGCGGACGCATCCCGGCGTAGTCGACGAACATCTTGTCGCCCGCGACGTGCGTCTGCCGCATCACGGGTGAGCGTCGCTTCTGCCACGCCCGGTAGCGATCGCAGAACGCGGTGTACCGTAGCCCGTCCGGCTGGGCCGCCAGGTACTCCATGTGCAGGAGCGCGGCGTCACCCCGGTCGCCGCAGCTCGACGTGCACGCCGCGCAGTCGGGCTCAGGACGCATGCACGACGGTGGAGCTGGGGATAGAGGTACGTCTCGAGCTCCGCGTCGGAGAGCGCTTCACGCTCGCCGCGTCAGCCCGTGCGACCTCGCGTCGGCGAAGACCGCCGCCACGGTGCTCGGGCTCACGCCGACCGAGCGCGCGACCTCCCGGTGGCTGAGGCCGAGGGCCAGCTTTTGCCTTAAAATCTCTCGTAGACGGTGCATCGGAAGTCTCTCGGTCGCCATGCCGCCGTCGTAGACGCCATGGGCTGGAGCCCCCAGGAGACCGTCACCTCATGCCGCGATCGCGATGCCCGTTTTGGGTGATCGGCATCCCCCGTTTTGGGTGATCGCGATGCGCCGTTTTGTCCGATCGCGATGGTCCGAAATACGCAATTTTGCTTTCTTCCCCGTGTCGACCTCCCCCAAATCGCGTGCTCGGGCTTCGCCCTCCGCGCGCTCAGGGGGAGGTAGAGACCTCGCGGCGCGACTCGGAGCCCTCGACAAGCACACGACGCCCATTCCGGCAGACCGTGTCACCCGCGTATTCGGCCCTCTCTCGCGTAGCACTCGTTGACAGTGCACCATTCCGTCCTCCGTCGCAACGTTTACGTCGCCTTACTGCTCTCTCGGCAGTCTCGGCCTCCACCATCGGCCTGGCACCTTCGCCGCGGCGAATGCCGCCCTCGCGAGCTCGCGCACGCCTCGCGCCAGCTCTCCCTCGCCTCTCTCTTCACCTGCGTCGCTGGCACGGGGCCTGCGCGTTTCCTCGCGTTGCCGGCATTCCCCACGGCTCGGAGGTCCCTATGCGCTCTCGGTTTCTCGGCTCTCCTCTGTCCCCCCGTCTCACCCTTCACGCCCGCGCCATGCGCTCTTCACCCACTCCCTCCGAGCGCATCCTTTGGCTCCACCTACGTAGCTCTGCCCTCGGCGTCCGCTTTCGACGGCAGGTCCCCCTCGACCGCTTCATCGTCGACTTCTTTGCACCCTCCCGCTCCCTCGCCATCGAGGTCGACGGCGCTTCCCACCCCGCTCATTCCGCCTACGACGCCGCTCGTGATGCACGTCTCGCCTCCCTCGGCGTACGCACTCTCCGATTCAAGGCTTGGCGCGTTGAACGCGACGTGGCCTCGGTGATTCGCGCTATCCAGGGGGCGCTCCATCGAGGGTAGGCCCGTGTGTGCCTACCCTCGACGAACCATTCGCGCTTACAGCGCTTCCAGCTCTTCCCCGGCCGTCCCGGCGGGGCCGTGCTCCATCACACCAGCGCCGTTCGCGCCGCCTTTGCCGGGAGTTCCCGCGCTGACTGTGGTCGACGTCCTAACAGGCTTCGTGCCCTTGTAGACGATTCCGTAGGAGATTCCGCCAGCGCCGCCGCCACCGGCGCCGCCGCCACCGCCCATTCCGCCTTCACCGCCGCTGCACCCGCCGATTCCACCATTTCCACCCGGACCGCCCCCGCCCCCGGTGCCCCCGGTGCCCCCGGTGCCCCCGGTGCCCCCGGTGCCCGACTTCAGCGTGCTGCCTTCGAGGACGACTCCTGAGGAAACCGCGAGAATCGCGATGCTCGCGCCGCCGCCACCGCCGCCCTTTCCACCCGAGCCACCGCACCCACCGCAGCCGCCACCGCCTCCGGCGCTCGACGCATCACGGCCGCCACCACCGCCGCCGCCCTGCCCGGACTTTCCGTCTTCACCAGCCATACCATTAGCACCCGACCAGCTAGCCCCTGAAACGGCGCCGAGTTGGCTTGCCTTGGCTGCCGGCCCGCCGGGACTGCCACCGGACCCCGTGCCTCCCATGCCACCCGCCCCGCAGTTCGTTGCTCCAGCGCCGGCCCCGCCCCCTCCGAGGTTTGGAATACCACCTTGGCCGCCTCCCTCCGGCAGCCCTCCGGCTCCACCGCCCGTATTTCCACCGATGGCACACACACAGGACTTGCTCGGTCCCGCCGTAGTGTTGCCAGTTGCCGGATATCCATTTATCGTCCCGCCAATCGCCGCAAGGTTCGAGACGACTCCCGTCGTGCCCCCAGCGCCCGCTGGGCCGTCGAATCCCTTCTTTGCGGTCGCGCTCACCCCGATCAGTGTCACCTTCGTCACGTCGTTCGCGACGATCGCTACGCTGTTCACGCTCGACGCCGTCCCGTCCGAGGCTTCCACCTCGAGGTCTCTCAGCGCCACGTTCCCCGCCGGCTTCGCCACGCTCACCGCGTAGTCTGGCTTCGTCCCCACGACCTTCGCCTTCGCCCCCGCCTTCGTGAAGTCGCACGAGAAGCCCGATTGGATCGTCACGTCGCGCGTCACTTCCACGCTCTCCGTGTACGTGCCCTCGCACACCGCGATCCGGATCTTGCCCCCCTCGAGCGCCTTCTTCAGGCTCTTGAAGGGCTTCCCTTTCGTCCCTGCGCCTCCGTCGTCCCCACTCGGCGACACGTACGCCCAGTTTTCGTCTGTGAAACATTTCTCGGGGTTCTTCAACGGGTCGTTCAACGAGTCGCACCCGGGCGGCGGAACGTCTCCGTCTTTGCCGGAATCGGGGATGCTCACGTCCGGACCGGGGCCCGTTTCGGGCGAGGACCCGTCCGCCGTGCCGCAGGGGCCTTCGGCGCATCCGTCCACCCATGTGGGGCAACCGGTAAGAGAGGCCATACCGAGCGCCAAGAGACTGCCAGCTAGAAAGATTTTCGTCTTCATGGTTACCCCTCAAAAGCTCCCGCCGATGGCGCCGCCAGACAGGCTCGGCGCGACCCAAAGACCAAGATTTTTTCGTGGCCGCTCCTTCCAGGGCGCGATGACCACGGCCGAAATCACGGCGGCCGCCACGAAGGCACCGCCCGCCACGTACCCGATCACGCTCCCGGTCGCGAGCCCGGAGGTCGACGACTCCTTGTCTTTCGCCGCCTGACAGTTCGCGCTCCCGAGGTCGGCGCACGCCCCACCCTGGAAAAGCGCCTTGGCGTCCGACGCACTCGACCCCGAAGCGGCGCCAAGGCCTATCCCGACTCCCAGGCCCACCACGCCCACTCCGGCGAGCACTCCGGGGACGAGCCAGCTCCCCTTCTCGCCTTTTTCTGCGGGTGGCGTGATGGGGACCTTCGGGTCTTCCTTCACTTCGAGCTCCACGGTCACAGTCTGCGACAAGGGGCACGACACGGGAGACTTCTTCTCTTTATCGGCATATCGCAGCACGATGTCGTGGGTGCCGGCGCTGACCACGATCGGCTCGGCGAGCGGGGTTTCTCCCGCGTCGACGCCGTCGATGATGACCTTGGTACCTTTGGGGGTCTGCGCACTTACGGTGACGAGGGAGACCTTCTTCGCCAGCTCTCCGTAGTACTTTCGGGCCAACATCGACCGATCGAGATCGGTTTGGGGCATCTTCAGAAAATCACGGAACAGCTTGTACGCCTCGACATCGTGACCCACGGTCATCTCAGCCCGAGCCAAATTGAACAACACCCCAGGAAACTTCAGCACCGCATACGCCTGAACATATTTCAGCCGCGCTTCCTC includes these proteins:
- a CDS encoding ATP-binding protein, encoding MPQRLPRRLSTRGASSTSSASRDGSYHRVLSRIPKADVLVLDDFALAPYRGGAPESLQILEDRYGLRATVFTSQIGPDRGTHLADPTVADAICDRVLHGAHKIASPGPAAQDQEESKSET
- a CDS encoding ATP-binding protein yields the protein MAFDDRFALLVEAEMLARENARLAKISATRRRITDACIEGISFARERQLDKPMVRRLATCRWVTEHQTVIVTGATGRARLPRMRPRP
- a CDS encoding helix-turn-helix transcriptional regulator translates to MHRLREILRQKLALGLSHREVARSVGVSPSTVAAVFADARSHGLTRRA
- a CDS encoding DUF559 domain-containing protein, whose product is MRSSPTPSERILWLHLRSSALGVRFRRQVPLDRFIVDFFAPSRSLAIEVDGASHPAHSAYDAARDARLASLGVRTLRFKAWRVERDVASVIRAIQGALHRG
- a CDS encoding PEGA domain-containing protein, which produces MGHDVEAYKLFRDFLKMPQTDLDRSMLARKYYGELAKKVSLVTVSAQTPKGTKVIIDGVDAGETPLAEPIVVSAGTHDIVLRYADKEKKSPVSCPLSQTVTVELEVKEDPKVPITPPAEKGEKGSWLVPGVLAGVGVVGLGVGIGLGAASGSSASDAKALFQGGACADLGSANCQAAKDKESSTSGLATGSVIGYVAGGAFVAAAVISAVVIAPWKERPRKNLGLWVAPSLSGGAIGGSF